The proteins below are encoded in one region of Maribacter aestuarii:
- the moaA gene encoding GTP 3',8-cyclase MoaA: MKDSFDRTIDYVRIAVTDRCNLRCFYCMPAEGIPYEPKAHLLSYEEITRLLKILGQLGFQKVRFTGGEPFLRKDFMKLLENTAKLDDYKSIHITSNGTLLQRHIPRLKKLGITNINLSIDSLDKERFHKITRRNDFQKVMQTFHMLVDNGFKIKLNAVIMKGINTQDIIPLAELAKNHFVDVRFIEEMPFNGGYKENVEMYSSRDIQHDLKAHYPLLEKLPGKHGDTASLLSVPGYKGNIGVIAAFSRTFCNTCNRLRISSKGEIKSCLYDDGVFNIRDYMRSGVSDDELANKFREIIRLKPKDGFEAERMRKAPAKAMQSMSSIGG; this comes from the coding sequence ATGAAGGATTCTTTTGACAGGACTATAGATTATGTGCGTATCGCAGTGACTGACCGCTGTAATTTGCGATGCTTTTACTGCATGCCAGCAGAAGGAATTCCCTATGAACCCAAAGCGCATTTGCTAAGTTATGAAGAAATTACTCGCTTATTAAAAATATTGGGTCAGTTAGGTTTTCAAAAAGTACGTTTTACCGGAGGAGAGCCATTTCTTCGAAAAGATTTCATGAAATTATTGGAGAATACCGCCAAACTGGATGATTATAAATCCATTCATATTACTTCAAACGGAACACTGTTACAACGACATATTCCACGATTAAAGAAATTAGGTATTACCAATATCAACTTAAGCATTGATTCTTTGGATAAAGAACGTTTTCATAAAATTACCCGTCGTAATGATTTTCAAAAAGTGATGCAGACTTTTCATATGTTAGTCGATAACGGCTTTAAAATAAAATTAAATGCCGTAATTATGAAAGGCATTAATACACAAGACATTATTCCTTTGGCCGAATTGGCCAAAAACCATTTCGTTGATGTTCGGTTCATTGAAGAAATGCCTTTTAATGGAGGTTACAAGGAAAACGTGGAAATGTATTCCTCGCGTGATATTCAACATGATCTAAAAGCCCATTATCCGCTATTGGAAAAACTTCCTGGCAAGCATGGAGATACGGCCAGTTTACTATCCGTTCCCGGATATAAAGGAAATATAGGTGTCATCGCCGCTTTTTCAAGAACGTTCTGTAATACTTGTAATAGGCTACGAATTTCCTCCAAAGGAGAAATAAAAAGTTGCCTCTACGATGACGGCGTTTTTAATATTCGTGATTATATGCGTTCAGGTGTTTCAGATGACGAACTGGCAAACAAATTTAGAGAAATCATTCGCTTAAAGCCTAAGGATGGGTTTGAAGCGGAAAGAATGAGAAAAGCTCCTGCTAAAGCTATGCAAAGCATGAGTAGTATTGGAGGGTAG
- a CDS encoding XdhC family protein, translating to MKEIKSIIQLYNSFKNSGEKCAIAQVVRVEESSYRREGARMLVFESGVFEGGISGGCLEGDALQRSQIAILKQQPSIVTYDTSKENEIGVGLGCNGVIDVLISPISEESPTLKMLQKCVSDRDFHIIATVTALDAEIDTIPLGRSFYYDKDSASLEDCEHDGLRNFLQDKIQDVLGQQKSKTYHFEEEGIRASVFIEMIPPQYHLAVYGDNYDVYPILEMANLMDWDISLVGNVQKLKKEKLQSVKNIYPKDFEERPLIDKRTAIILMAHDYKTDYINLQESVKSVSPYIASLGPRKRFDKMVAEFKTNGIALSDEDMERIFAPCGLEIGANTPEEIALSLCSEILSVFTGKTGGMLRDKKGPIHMRN from the coding sequence ATGAAAGAGATAAAATCCATTATACAGCTCTATAATTCATTCAAGAACTCGGGTGAAAAATGTGCCATTGCACAGGTGGTTCGCGTAGAAGAATCCTCCTATAGAAGAGAGGGTGCACGAATGCTGGTTTTTGAATCGGGTGTTTTCGAAGGTGGTATTAGTGGTGGGTGCTTGGAAGGCGATGCCTTGCAACGCTCCCAAATCGCAATCTTGAAACAGCAACCATCTATTGTAACCTATGATACTTCTAAAGAAAATGAAATAGGGGTGGGACTTGGCTGCAATGGGGTAATCGATGTCTTGATATCACCAATTTCGGAAGAGTCCCCAACATTGAAAATGTTGCAAAAATGTGTATCGGATAGAGATTTCCATATTATAGCCACCGTGACCGCACTTGATGCCGAAATTGATACGATACCTTTAGGTAGAAGCTTTTATTATGATAAGGATTCTGCATCTTTAGAAGACTGTGAGCATGATGGTTTACGAAACTTTCTTCAAGATAAAATTCAGGACGTCCTAGGACAGCAAAAATCAAAGACCTATCATTTTGAGGAAGAAGGAATAAGGGCCAGCGTTTTTATTGAAATGATTCCACCACAGTATCACTTGGCGGTTTATGGGGATAATTATGATGTTTATCCAATATTGGAAATGGCCAATTTGATGGATTGGGACATAAGTTTGGTAGGTAATGTGCAAAAACTCAAAAAAGAAAAGCTACAATCGGTTAAAAACATATATCCAAAAGATTTTGAAGAACGGCCTTTAATCGATAAGCGAACAGCGATTATTTTAATGGCCCATGACTACAAGACAGATTATATCAATTTACAGGAATCGGTAAAAAGTGTATCTCCATATATTGCTTCATTGGGTCCGCGAAAGCGTTTTGACAAAATGGTAGCTGAATTCAAGACTAATGGAATAGCATTATCCGACGAGGATATGGAGCGGATTTTTGCCCCTTGCGGTTTGGAAATTGGGGCTAACACCCCCGAAGAAATCGCGCTTAGTTTATGTAGTGAAATCTTAAGTGTTTTTACAGGTAAAACTGGTGGAATGTTGAGAGATAAAAAAGGCCCTATCCATATGAGAAATTAG
- a CDS encoding cysteine desulfurase family protein, which produces MYSQLYFDYNATTPCTKEVVDAMLPYFHKDFGNPSSSHHPYGWLANSAVEDATVSIAKDLGVDSSSLVYTSGATESINMIFKGVASNLQSKGKHIITTKAEHKAVLDTCAFLEDDGFEISYLEVNSDGLISLEALQKELRPDTILVALLYANNETGIIQPLEDAAKLTHSNGSLLFSDTTQALGKIDLSKIMDLVDFACFSAHKVYGPKGIGLTYIKHNKNYEGLPSFIQGGGQQKKQRGGTLNTPCIVGFAKAIELTSKDFEKEKLRLESLQNKLEEGLLKIELAISNNKGKQRLPNTVHISFPYVDGTNLLTALSRKIAVSNGSACNSASVEPSHVLSAMGVERSLAYASLRFSIGRYTTESDIEKAVEIVTNVVAGQREQNILWERR; this is translated from the coding sequence ATGTACTCTCAACTCTATTTTGACTACAATGCAACCACCCCATGTACGAAAGAGGTTGTAGATGCCATGCTGCCCTATTTTCATAAGGATTTTGGGAACCCCTCGAGCAGCCATCATCCATATGGTTGGCTAGCGAATAGCGCAGTTGAGGATGCAACCGTTTCCATCGCCAAAGATTTAGGAGTTGATTCTAGCAGTTTAGTTTACACCTCTGGCGCTACGGAGAGTATAAATATGATTTTTAAGGGGGTCGCAAGCAATTTACAATCTAAAGGAAAGCATATCATCACTACTAAAGCTGAACACAAGGCCGTATTGGATACTTGCGCCTTTTTAGAAGATGATGGTTTTGAAATAAGTTATTTAGAAGTGAATTCCGATGGACTAATATCTTTAGAAGCCCTGCAAAAGGAGTTGCGCCCTGACACCATTTTGGTCGCGCTCCTTTATGCTAATAATGAAACCGGAATTATTCAACCTCTAGAGGATGCGGCCAAATTAACGCATAGTAATGGAAGTCTTCTTTTTTCGGATACTACACAAGCTTTAGGAAAAATCGATTTAAGCAAGATTATGGATTTGGTAGATTTTGCCTGTTTTTCTGCTCATAAGGTCTACGGGCCTAAAGGAATCGGGCTGACCTATATAAAACATAATAAGAATTACGAAGGTCTACCGAGTTTTATTCAAGGTGGGGGGCAGCAAAAAAAACAACGTGGGGGAACCTTGAATACACCGTGCATAGTTGGATTTGCAAAAGCGATTGAATTGACTTCTAAAGATTTTGAAAAAGAAAAATTGCGATTGGAATCATTACAAAATAAACTTGAAGAAGGTCTGCTCAAAATTGAACTGGCCATATCCAACAATAAAGGCAAACAACGATTACCTAATACCGTACATATTTCTTTCCCTTATGTTGATGGAACAAATTTACTTACTGCTTTAAGTCGAAAAATTGCAGTTTCTAACGGTTCAGCTTGTAATTCTGCTTCCGTTGAGCCTTCGCACGTTTTGTCTGCGATGGGTGTTGAGCGCAGTTTGGCCTATGCCTCATTGAGATTTAGTATCGGGAGGTACACTACAGAAAGTGATATTGAGAAAGCAGTTGAGATTGTTACCAATGTGGTTGCCGGACAGCGGGAGCAAAATATTCTCTGGGAGCGGCGTTAA
- a CDS encoding FAD binding domain-containing protein: protein MIPANFNYHKATSLKEAIALSQELGEEAKYMSGGHSLLPMMKLRFATPEHIIDISKIEGLSYIKEEGDLLKIGALTTQSEMEHNALIKEKYPIMGDAIWLTADPSVRNCGTLGGNIAHGDAANDQPALMLAMRATILAEGSEGQKTIPIDEFFHGFYMTALEPGDILTEIQIPKAKKGTGGAYHKVERKVGDYATAGVAVHIELDDDGVCQEIGIGLTNVSAIPMRLERGEEVLRGKKVTDDLIEQIGQIASEDCEPESDLRGSEAYKRSIVNTITKRMLNKALERAKQ from the coding sequence ATGATTCCTGCTAATTTCAACTATCATAAGGCAACTTCATTAAAGGAAGCGATTGCCTTATCACAAGAACTTGGTGAAGAAGCTAAATACATGTCCGGCGGCCACAGTTTGCTGCCTATGATGAAACTTCGATTCGCCACCCCTGAACATATTATCGACATCAGTAAAATTGAAGGTCTATCTTATATTAAGGAAGAAGGCGATTTGCTCAAGATAGGTGCGCTTACTACGCAAAGTGAAATGGAGCATAACGCCCTCATAAAGGAGAAGTATCCTATTATGGGTGATGCTATTTGGTTGACAGCTGATCCATCGGTTCGAAACTGCGGCACTCTTGGAGGTAACATCGCTCACGGTGATGCAGCAAATGACCAGCCCGCTTTAATGTTGGCCATGCGGGCAACGATATTGGCGGAAGGTTCAGAAGGGCAGAAAACTATTCCCATAGACGAATTTTTCCATGGATTTTATATGACCGCTTTGGAACCCGGTGATATACTCACGGAAATTCAAATTCCGAAAGCCAAGAAAGGAACTGGTGGCGCCTATCACAAAGTAGAACGTAAAGTAGGTGATTATGCTACAGCTGGAGTAGCGGTTCATATTGAATTGGATGATGACGGTGTTTGCCAAGAAATCGGGATAGGGTTGACCAATGTGAGTGCCATACCCATGCGATTGGAAAGAGGAGAAGAAGTGCTTAGAGGAAAAAAGGTTACCGACGATTTAATTGAACAGATAGGTCAAATTGCAAGCGAAGATTGTGAGCCCGAATCTGATTTGAGGGGATCGGAAGCCTATAAAAGATCAATCGTGAACACGATTACAAAAAGAATGTTGAACAAGGCTCTTGAAAGAGCAAAACAATAG
- a CDS encoding (2Fe-2S)-binding protein, whose translation MAKHKITMTINGASVSAEVDSRLLLVHFIRENLDMTGTHIGCDTSSCGACTILIDGKSVKSCTYLAVRADGANITTIEGIAADGTNHPLQKAFHDQHGLHCGFCTPGMIMRSIELLETNPNPTEKEIRWGISGNLCRCTGYNNIVKSVQQAAQEMSKEKEATV comes from the coding sequence ATGGCAAAACATAAAATAACAATGACAATAAATGGGGCAAGCGTTTCTGCCGAAGTGGATTCTCGTTTGCTCTTAGTACACTTTATACGTGAAAATCTGGATATGACAGGCACCCATATTGGTTGCGATACATCAAGTTGTGGTGCTTGCACCATTTTGATTGATGGTAAATCGGTCAAGTCATGCACCTATTTAGCCGTTCGAGCTGATGGCGCAAACATCACTACAATAGAGGGTATTGCTGCAGATGGCACCAATCACCCGCTGCAAAAGGCATTTCATGACCAACATGGTCTTCATTGTGGTTTCTGTACTCCGGGTATGATTATGAGGTCTATAGAGCTATTGGAAACAAATCCCAATCCTACAGAAAAGGAAATACGATGGGGAATTTCAGGAAACCTGTGTAGATGCACGGGCTATAATAATATCGTAAAGTCTGTACAACAGGCTGCCCAGGAAATGTCGAAGGAAAAAGAAGCCACAGTCTAA
- a CDS encoding aerobic carbon-monoxide dehydrogenase large subunit: MFSCKTSPEVGGMGHSVKRKEDARFLHGKGNYTDDVKLPGMLHMVMVRSPYAYAKILSIDKEKALAIDGVLAVITGEDLAQYNLHWMPTLLSDTQMVLPTDTVMHQSQEVCAVIATDRYIAVDGAEAVDVQYEPMQAVVDPFKALDEDAPLLRPDKEGQKDNHIYHWERGDKEKTDAAIAAADVVVKERIHLPRIHVASIETCGVVASYDKDTEKMLIYLTSQAPHAIRTILALVAGHVGLSEEKIRIIAPDIGGGFGGKVPVYPGYVVAIAASFLIGKPVKWIEDRSENLVNGFARDYHMDCELAATKDGKIQAFKVSTLADHGYTDSSANPSKYPTGMFSICTGSYDYEHAFAELDAVYTNKAPGGVAYRCSFRVTEAVHAIERMVDKLAAELQMDPAEIRFKNFIKKEQFPYASPLGWSYDSGDYKATLEKAMEMVGYDDYKKEQAEKRAQGKLMGIGICTFTEVVGAGPSKDFDILGIKMFDSAEIRVHPTGKALARFGTKSQGQGHETTYAQILAEELGIPYTDIEIDEGDTDTAPYGLGTYASRSTPTAGAAAAVAARKLRDKGKKIAAHLLEVSEEDIEWEVGKYFVKGAPEKSKTIQDVAFAAYTNFPPGMEPGFEETHYYDPPNLTFPNGAYICVVEVDEETGAIDVKRFVAIDDCGNIINPMIVEGQVHGGLTQGIAPAMYEGIVYDDEGNVLNGTLMDYLVPTAVESPHWETGHTITPSPHHPLGAKGVAESPTVGAPPAIANAIIDALYPLGIKHLDIPITPDKVWDAIQEAKAKA; this comes from the coding sequence ATGTTCTCATGTAAAACATCACCAGAGGTAGGCGGAATGGGCCACTCTGTAAAACGAAAAGAAGATGCCCGTTTCTTACACGGCAAAGGAAATTATACCGACGATGTAAAATTACCGGGCATGCTGCATATGGTCATGGTACGTAGTCCGTACGCCTATGCCAAAATATTAAGTATCGATAAAGAAAAAGCTTTGGCCATTGACGGTGTTTTGGCTGTCATTACCGGAGAAGATTTGGCGCAATATAATCTACATTGGATGCCAACTTTACTGTCCGATACACAAATGGTTTTGCCGACAGATACTGTAATGCATCAATCGCAAGAAGTGTGTGCGGTAATTGCAACGGATAGATATATTGCCGTTGATGGTGCAGAAGCCGTAGACGTTCAATATGAACCAATGCAAGCAGTTGTAGACCCGTTCAAGGCATTGGATGAAGATGCACCTCTACTGCGCCCTGATAAGGAAGGTCAAAAAGACAATCATATTTATCATTGGGAGCGTGGTGACAAGGAGAAAACCGATGCTGCCATTGCCGCTGCCGATGTGGTTGTAAAAGAACGTATTCATTTACCAAGAATTCATGTTGCTTCGATAGAAACCTGCGGGGTTGTGGCCTCTTATGATAAGGATACCGAGAAAATGTTGATTTACTTGACCTCTCAAGCACCTCATGCGATTCGGACCATTCTAGCTTTGGTTGCGGGACATGTTGGTTTATCCGAAGAAAAGATTCGAATTATAGCGCCCGATATTGGGGGTGGCTTTGGAGGGAAAGTTCCGGTGTATCCAGGCTATGTCGTTGCGATTGCTGCTTCATTCTTGATAGGAAAACCGGTTAAGTGGATTGAAGACCGTTCAGAAAATTTAGTGAACGGCTTTGCAAGAGATTATCATATGGACTGCGAACTTGCGGCAACGAAGGACGGAAAAATCCAAGCTTTTAAAGTTTCAACTTTGGCGGACCACGGTTATACCGATTCTTCGGCGAACCCTTCAAAATATCCTACGGGAATGTTCTCTATTTGCACAGGATCGTATGATTATGAACATGCTTTCGCAGAATTGGATGCAGTCTATACGAACAAAGCCCCGGGTGGCGTTGCCTACAGATGTTCTTTCCGGGTAACGGAGGCGGTGCATGCCATTGAGCGAATGGTTGATAAGCTAGCGGCGGAATTACAAATGGATCCAGCCGAAATCAGGTTTAAAAACTTTATCAAGAAAGAACAATTTCCATATGCCTCTCCTTTAGGATGGAGCTATGATAGCGGAGACTATAAGGCCACCTTGGAAAAAGCCATGGAAATGGTAGGTTATGACGACTATAAAAAAGAACAAGCGGAGAAACGTGCTCAAGGAAAATTGATGGGCATCGGAATTTGCACTTTTACTGAGGTAGTAGGGGCAGGGCCATCCAAAGATTTTGATATTTTGGGCATTAAGATGTTCGATAGTGCAGAGATTCGTGTGCATCCTACAGGGAAAGCTTTAGCACGTTTCGGAACTAAATCACAAGGACAGGGTCACGAAACGACGTATGCTCAAATCTTGGCCGAAGAACTTGGGATTCCCTACACGGATATTGAAATCGACGAGGGTGATACCGATACAGCTCCTTATGGGTTGGGTACTTATGCAAGTCGTAGTACACCAACCGCTGGAGCAGCAGCAGCAGTTGCTGCCAGAAAACTGCGTGATAAAGGAAAGAAAATTGCAGCACACTTATTAGAAGTGAGTGAAGAGGATATTGAATGGGAAGTAGGAAAATATTTTGTAAAAGGAGCTCCTGAAAAATCTAAAACGATTCAAGATGTGGCTTTTGCAGCATACACGAATTTTCCACCAGGGATGGAGCCCGGCTTTGAAGAAACCCATTACTACGATCCACCAAATTTAACATTCCCAAACGGTGCTTATATATGTGTTGTTGAGGTAGATGAGGAAACTGGTGCCATCGATGTAAAACGATTTGTTGCGATTGACGATTGCGGAAATATCATCAATCCTATGATTGTAGAAGGTCAAGTCCATGGCGGATTGACTCAAGGTATCGCTCCTGCCATGTACGAGGGCATTGTTTATGATGATGAAGGAAATGTACTGAATGGAACATTAATGGACTATCTAGTGCCAACGGCGGTAGAATCTCCACATTGGGAAACAGGTCATACAATTACGCCATCGCCACATCACCCATTAGGTGCAAAAGGTGTAGCAGAATCACCAACAGTTGGGGCGCCACCGGCAATAGCGAATGCGATTATTGATGCATTATATCCATTGGGAATCAAACATTTGGATATTCCAATTACACCTGATAAGGTTTGGGATGCAATTCAAGAGGCAAAAGCGAAGGCCTAG